Proteins encoded by one window of Inmirania thermothiophila:
- the dsrB gene encoding dissimilatory-type sulfite reductase subunit beta, whose protein sequence is MAEAAKPRPPVESGVVDVMPFLHPVMKKNYGKWKWHERPRPGVLHHVAESGDEIWTVRAGTQRQMDVHTIRKLCDIADEYAEGYVRFTIRSNIEFLVSDEAKVQPLIEKLEAEGFPVGGTGNSVSMIAHTQGWLHCDIPGTDASGVVKALMDELYEEFIREEMPNRVRITTSCCEINCGGQGDIAINVQHTKPPRINHDLVANVCERPAVVARCPVAAIRPALVNGKPSLEVDEKKCVCCGACFPPCPPMQINDPVHTKLAVWVGGKNSNARSKPTFHKLVAADLPNNPPRWPEVAEVVKKILRAYKEDARDWERMGEWIERIGWPRFFELTGLPFTKYHIDDWRGARASLNASAHLRF, encoded by the coding sequence ATGGCCGAGGCAGCAAAACCCCGTCCGCCGGTGGAGAGCGGCGTCGTCGACGTGATGCCCTTCCTCCACCCGGTGATGAAGAAGAACTACGGCAAGTGGAAGTGGCACGAACGCCCGCGGCCGGGCGTCCTCCATCACGTCGCCGAGAGCGGCGACGAGATCTGGACCGTGCGCGCCGGCACGCAGCGGCAGATGGACGTCCACACCATCCGCAAGCTGTGCGACATCGCCGACGAGTACGCCGAGGGCTACGTCCGCTTCACCATCCGCAGCAACATCGAGTTCTTGGTGAGCGACGAGGCCAAGGTCCAGCCCCTCATCGAGAAGCTGGAGGCCGAGGGCTTCCCCGTGGGCGGCACCGGCAACTCGGTGTCCATGATCGCCCACACCCAGGGCTGGCTCCACTGCGACATCCCGGGCACCGACGCCTCCGGCGTCGTCAAGGCCCTCATGGACGAGCTCTACGAGGAGTTCATCCGCGAGGAGATGCCCAACCGCGTGCGCATCACCACCTCCTGCTGCGAGATCAACTGCGGCGGCCAGGGCGACATCGCCATCAACGTCCAGCACACCAAGCCGCCGCGGATCAACCACGACCTCGTGGCCAACGTCTGCGAGCGCCCGGCGGTGGTGGCCCGCTGCCCGGTGGCGGCGATCCGCCCGGCGCTGGTCAACGGCAAGCCCTCGCTGGAGGTGGACGAGAAGAAGTGCGTCTGCTGCGGCGCCTGCTTCCCGCCCTGCCCGCCGATGCAGATCAACGACCCCGTGCACACCAAGCTCGCGGTCTGGGTGGGCGGCAAGAACTCCAACGCCCGCAGCAAGCCCACCTTCCACAAGCTGGTGGCGGCGGACCTGCCCAACAATCCGCCGCGCTGGCCGGAGGTCGCCGAGGTGGTGAAGAAGATCCTCCGCGCCTACAAGGAGGATGCGCGCGACTGGGAGCGCATGGGCGAGTGGATCGAGCGCATCGGCTGGCCGCGCTTCTTCGAGCTCACCGGCCTGCCGTTCACCAAGTACCACATCGACGACTGGCGCGGCGCGCGGGCGAGCCTCAACGCCTCGGCGCACCTGCGCTTCTGA
- the dsrA gene encoding dissimilatory-type sulfite reductase subunit alpha → MAKPMHPTPLLDELEKGPWPSFVKGLKRLAQNNDMMVDLLGQLETSYETRLGYWKGGTVGVFGYGGGVIPRFTELLDENGKPKFPEAAEFHTLRVMPPPGWHYDTATLRKFCDIWEQYGSGLIALHGQTGDIMFQGCRTENVQKAFDAINEMGFDLGGAGPALRTGMSCVGPARCEQACYDTHRANRQLINAFLDDMHRPSLPYKFKFKFSGCPNDCMNSIQRSDFAVIGTWRDDIQIDQAEVKNYIASKGRQYVIDNVVNRCPTKAISLRDDDTLEIRNKDCVRCMHCINVMTKALSPGKDRGVTILIGGKRTLKIGDLMGTVIIPFMKLETEEDWQRLEEFAGRVIEFFAENALEHERTGEMIERIGLANFLEGVGVDPDPNMINHPRTNPYVRLDGWAEEAKKWEERKAKAAG, encoded by the coding sequence ATGGCCAAGCCGATGCATCCGACGCCGCTGCTCGACGAGCTCGAGAAGGGACCCTGGCCCAGCTTCGTCAAGGGCCTCAAGCGTCTCGCCCAGAACAACGACATGATGGTCGACCTGCTGGGCCAGCTCGAGACCTCCTACGAGACCCGGCTCGGCTACTGGAAGGGGGGCACCGTGGGCGTCTTCGGCTACGGCGGCGGCGTCATCCCCCGCTTCACCGAGCTCCTCGACGAGAACGGCAAGCCCAAGTTCCCGGAGGCGGCCGAGTTCCACACCCTGCGCGTGATGCCCCCGCCGGGCTGGCACTACGACACCGCCACCCTGCGCAAGTTCTGCGACATCTGGGAGCAGTACGGCTCCGGCCTCATCGCCCTGCACGGCCAGACCGGCGACATCATGTTCCAGGGCTGCCGCACGGAGAACGTGCAGAAGGCCTTCGACGCCATCAACGAGATGGGCTTCGACCTGGGCGGTGCGGGCCCGGCCCTGCGCACCGGCATGTCCTGCGTCGGCCCGGCGCGCTGCGAGCAGGCCTGCTACGACACCCACCGCGCCAACCGGCAGCTCATCAACGCCTTCCTCGACGACATGCACCGCCCGAGCCTGCCCTACAAGTTCAAGTTCAAGTTCTCGGGCTGCCCCAACGACTGCATGAACTCGATCCAGCGCTCGGACTTCGCCGTCATCGGCACCTGGCGCGACGACATCCAGATCGACCAGGCCGAGGTCAAGAACTACATCGCCTCCAAGGGGCGGCAGTACGTCATCGACAACGTCGTCAACCGCTGCCCCACCAAGGCCATCAGCCTGCGCGACGACGACACCCTCGAGATCCGCAACAAGGACTGCGTGCGCTGCATGCACTGCATCAACGTCATGACCAAGGCCCTCTCCCCGGGCAAGGACCGCGGCGTCACGATCCTCATCGGCGGCAAGCGCACGCTCAAGATCGGCGACCTCATGGGCACGGTCATCATCCCCTTCATGAAGCTGGAGACCGAGGAGGACTGGCAGCGCCTCGAGGAGTTCGCCGGCCGCGTCATCGAGTTCTTCGCCGAGAACGCCCTCGAGCACGAGCGCACCGGCGAGATGATCGAGCGCATCGGGCTCGCCAACTTCCTCGAGGGGGTCGGGGTCGACCCGGATCCGAACATGATCAACCACCCCCGCACCAACCCCTACGTGCGCCTCGACGGCTGGGCCGAGGAGGCGAAGAAGTGGGAGGAGCGCAAGGCCAAGGCCGCCGGCTGA
- a CDS encoding DUF6967 family protein, whose protein sequence is MSAEQEIRDLGRLQAPYGREVQVRELVYDNGFRMLRLIIREGRRFTTVDLDPVSARAWAALLQRWTEAQPK, encoded by the coding sequence GTGAGCGCGGAGCAGGAGATCCGGGACCTCGGGCGGCTGCAGGCGCCGTACGGGCGCGAGGTGCAGGTGCGCGAGCTGGTCTACGACAACGGCTTCCGGATGCTGCGCCTGATCATCCGGGAGGGGCGGCGCTTCACCACGGTGGATCTCGACCCGGTCTCGGCCCGGGCGTGGGCGGCGCTGCTGCAGCGCTGGACGGAGGCGCAGCCGAAGTGA
- the cas6 gene encoding type I-MYXAN CRISPR-associated protein Cas6/Cmx6, producing the protein MSGEELFWAEEAPPQAAPAASTRALDLLFALEGRMLPVDHALALGRALREACPALADDPLAGPHLIHPAASGNGWTSPQDGGVEWIYLPRRARLRLRVSAATRTAAEGLAGRRLTLCGHAVRLGRVEARPLRPARTLYCRYLATAAADEPAFLREAAARLAGMGIRPRRMLGGREHAFTGPEGAVAARSLLVTDLAPEASLRLQEEGLGPLRAYGFGLFLPYKEVGGGGAEG; encoded by the coding sequence GTGAGCGGGGAGGAGCTCTTCTGGGCCGAGGAGGCGCCGCCCCAGGCGGCCCCGGCGGCGAGCACGCGCGCCCTCGACCTGCTCTTCGCCCTCGAGGGGCGGATGCTGCCGGTGGACCACGCACTCGCCCTGGGACGGGCGCTGCGCGAGGCCTGTCCGGCGCTCGCGGACGACCCCCTCGCCGGGCCCCATCTGATCCATCCGGCGGCCTCGGGCAACGGCTGGACGAGCCCCCAGGACGGGGGCGTGGAGTGGATCTACCTGCCGCGCCGGGCGCGCCTGAGGCTGCGGGTGTCGGCGGCGACGCGCACCGCGGCCGAGGGGCTCGCGGGTCGCCGGCTGACGCTTTGCGGCCATGCGGTGCGGCTCGGGCGGGTCGAGGCCCGGCCCCTGCGTCCGGCCCGCACCCTCTACTGCCGCTACCTCGCCACCGCGGCCGCGGACGAGCCGGCCTTCCTCCGCGAGGCGGCGGCGCGGCTCGCGGGCATGGGCATCCGGCCGCGGCGCATGCTGGGCGGGCGCGAGCATGCCTTCACGGGCCCGGAGGGGGCGGTGGCGGCGCGCAGCCTGCTCGTCACCGACCTCGCTCCGGAGGCGTCCCTGCGGCTTCAGGAGGAGGGGCTGGGACCGCTGCGCGCCTACGGCTTCGGCCTCTTCCTGCCCTACAAGGAGGTGGGCGGGGGCGGGGCCGAGGGCTGA
- a CDS encoding Sfum_1244 family protein, producing the protein MAAIDLDTLRRTVQHNCDVSDARHARDASICTYLLRMRAQYRWAHGRALADPLPGDEVGAWIEAQERRWARLAGKDYRPLPLGGPVDPFDIETANRRLAATGLAYAAGVGVGGKPSFLLAELDAAEAREGLRILRLGREHARDVAGAPAMTRSGYVFLRREQIRAMVWDELGLAGRRPAATPMARAAAAAGSGDALATLAEAQEELALLHELGEAAAGRLLGPGWEAHLAALAGTPAEHVLRAVRDLLADCLRVLPVLIGDRRPLHLHLYAARLEGPRRTLFARFEAAYRRWLADPGDWRPLHEAAAAGRAHWLATARGLLAEPASALASHLRGPAALAALRLPAPQPSAPPPPTSL; encoded by the coding sequence TTGGCCGCCATCGATCTCGACACCCTGCGCCGCACGGTGCAGCACAACTGCGACGTCTCCGACGCGCGCCACGCGCGCGACGCCTCCATCTGCACCTATCTGCTGCGCATGCGCGCCCAGTATCGCTGGGCGCACGGCCGTGCCCTCGCCGACCCGCTGCCGGGCGACGAGGTGGGCGCCTGGATCGAGGCCCAGGAGCGGCGCTGGGCGCGGCTCGCCGGGAAGGACTACCGCCCCCTGCCCCTCGGCGGGCCGGTGGACCCCTTCGACATCGAGACCGCCAACCGCCGCCTCGCCGCCACCGGCCTCGCCTATGCCGCCGGGGTCGGCGTCGGCGGCAAGCCGAGCTTCCTCCTCGCGGAGCTGGACGCGGCCGAGGCGCGCGAGGGGCTGCGCATCCTGCGCCTGGGGCGCGAGCACGCCCGGGACGTCGCCGGCGCCCCCGCCATGACCCGCTCCGGCTACGTCTTCCTGCGCCGCGAGCAGATCCGCGCCATGGTGTGGGACGAGCTGGGCCTGGCCGGGCGGCGGCCGGCGGCGACCCCCATGGCGCGGGCCGCGGCGGCGGCGGGGTCGGGGGACGCCCTCGCGACCCTCGCCGAGGCCCAGGAGGAGCTCGCGCTGCTGCACGAGCTGGGCGAGGCGGCGGCGGGACGGCTTCTGGGGCCGGGTTGGGAGGCGCATCTCGCGGCCCTCGCCGGCACCCCCGCCGAGCACGTCCTGCGCGCGGTGCGCGACCTCCTCGCCGACTGCCTGCGGGTGCTTCCGGTGCTGATCGGGGACCGCCGCCCCCTCCACCTGCACCTCTACGCGGCGCGTCTCGAGGGGCCACGGCGCACGCTCTTCGCGCGGTTCGAGGCCGCCTACCGGCGCTGGCTCGCCGACCCCGGCGACTGGCGCCCCCTGCACGAGGCCGCCGCCGCGGGACGGGCACACTGGCTGGCCACGGCCAGAGGGCTCCTCGCCGAGCCCGCCTCCGCGCTCGCCTCGCACCTTCGCGGACCCGCCGCCCTCGCCGCCCTGCGGCTGCCGGCCCCTCAGCCCTCGGCCCCGCCCCCGCCCACCTCCTTGTAG
- a CDS encoding Bax inhibitor-1/YccA family protein produces MAQVRPIPSTRATAAATPVNKVVRNTYLLLSMTLLFSAATAGASMALGLPHPGLLITLVGYFGLLFLIQRFRNSALGILFVFALTGFMGLTLGPILSAYLRLPNGPQLVMTALGGTGAIFLGLSAYALVTRKDFSFVGGFLFAGILVAFLAGIGAVIFSLPGLALAVSALFVLLMAGMILYETSQIVHGGETNYILATVSLYVSLFNLFTSLLHLLGAFRGDD; encoded by the coding sequence ATGGCACAGGTCCGACCGATTCCGAGCACGCGCGCCACCGCGGCGGCGACCCCCGTCAACAAGGTGGTGCGCAACACCTATCTGCTGCTGTCGATGACGCTGCTCTTCAGCGCCGCCACCGCGGGGGCGTCCATGGCCCTGGGGCTGCCCCACCCGGGCCTGCTCATCACGCTGGTGGGCTACTTCGGGCTGCTGTTCCTGATCCAGCGCTTCCGCAACAGCGCCCTCGGGATCCTCTTCGTCTTCGCCCTGACCGGCTTCATGGGCCTGACCCTGGGGCCGATCCTCAGCGCCTATCTCCGGCTGCCCAACGGCCCCCAGCTCGTCATGACCGCCCTCGGCGGCACCGGGGCGATCTTCCTGGGGCTCTCGGCCTACGCACTGGTCACCCGCAAGGACTTCAGCTTCGTCGGCGGCTTCCTCTTCGCCGGCATCCTGGTCGCCTTCCTCGCGGGCATCGGGGCGGTGATCTTCTCCCTGCCGGGGCTCGCGCTGGCGGTCTCGGCCCTGTTCGTGCTGCTGATGGCGGGGATGATCCTCTACGAGACGAGCCAGATCGTCCACGGCGGCGAGACCAACTACATCCTCGCCACCGTCTCGCTCTACGTGAGCCTCTTCAACCTGTTCACGAGCCTGCTGCACCTGCTGGGGGCCTTCCGCGGCGACGACTGA
- the uvrY gene encoding UvrY/SirA/GacA family response regulator transcription factor, with translation MIKVMLVDDHALVRTGIRRIVESAPDMEVVAEAGSGEEAVEIARRDPPDVVLMDIHMPGVGGLEATRKLLHYVRGIRILVLTVHGGNSFPVQFLRAGAMGFLTKGCEAEEMLRAIRQVHRGERYVSADIAQQLAIAAVTGEQTSPFEKLSAREMQVLLMVAQGQSIREISDRLCLSPKTVSTYRYRLHEKLGVDNDVELTRLAIQHGVIDQSAGV, from the coding sequence ATGATCAAGGTGATGCTGGTGGACGATCACGCGCTGGTGCGCACCGGCATCCGCCGCATCGTCGAGTCGGCGCCGGACATGGAGGTGGTGGCCGAGGCGGGCAGCGGCGAGGAGGCGGTGGAGATCGCGCGGCGCGACCCGCCGGATGTGGTCCTCATGGACATCCACATGCCCGGCGTCGGGGGGCTGGAGGCCACCCGCAAGCTCCTCCACTACGTGCGCGGCATCCGCATCCTGGTCCTCACGGTGCACGGCGGCAACTCGTTTCCGGTCCAGTTCCTGCGCGCCGGGGCCATGGGTTTTCTCACCAAGGGCTGCGAGGCGGAGGAGATGCTGAGGGCGATCCGCCAGGTCCACCGGGGCGAGCGCTACGTCAGCGCGGACATCGCCCAGCAGCTGGCCATCGCCGCGGTCACGGGCGAGCAGACCTCGCCCTTCGAGAAGCTCTCGGCGCGGGAGATGCAGGTGCTGCTGATGGTGGCGCAGGGGCAGAGCATCCGCGAGATCTCGGACCGGCTCTGCCTCAGCCCCAAGACCGTGAGCACCTACCGCTACCGCCTGCACGAGAAGCTCGGCGTCGACAACGACGTGGAGCTGACGCGCCTGGCGATCCAGCACGGCGTCATCGATCAGAGCGCCGGCGTCTGA
- the uvrC gene encoding excinuclease ABC subunit UvrC, with protein sequence MGEQEPFDLEAFLRGLTRRPGVYRFLDAEGRVLYVGKARSLRNRVTSYFRGGVHDRRRQLLLARMRRIEVTVTRTEAEALILENELIKHHRPRFNVLLRDDKSYPYIHLSDHPRYPRLSFYRGPRRRDGRYFGPYPSAAAVRESLQLLQRLFRVRQCEDGFFRNRTRPCLQHQIGRCSAPCVGLISPEDYARDVAHTVMVLEGRDAEVVEALGRRMEAAAERLDFEEAARLRDLIRALQQVRGRQYVATGGGDLDVVACHVEGGAACVELLAVRGGRVLGSRSHFPRLPEGGAGEEVLAAFLAQHYLGRPAPPEIVVARRPPGCEALEEALGGAVRIRSGVRGVRRRWLEMAEANAREALRARVSSRAGLAARLAALEEALELEGPLQRIECFDISHTAGEAAVAACVVFDREGARSADYRRYNLRGIAPGDDYAAIRQAVARRYRRLSEEGAPLPDLVLIDGGRGQLAAAVEALRELQVEGPVLVGVAKGPERRPGEERLFLVGREAPLILPATSPALHLVQSVRDEAHRFAVTGHRRRRARSRQVSVLEAIPGVGPERRRRLLRTFGGLREVARAGVEELARVPGIDRVLARRIYEALHGDEEPCAPR encoded by the coding sequence ATGGGCGAGCAGGAACCCTTCGATCTCGAGGCCTTCCTCCGGGGCCTGACGCGCCGCCCCGGCGTCTACCGCTTCCTCGACGCCGAGGGGCGGGTGCTCTACGTGGGCAAGGCGCGCAGCCTCCGCAACCGCGTCACCAGCTACTTCCGCGGGGGGGTCCACGACCGGCGGCGCCAGCTCCTGCTGGCGCGGATGCGGCGCATCGAGGTGACGGTGACCCGCACCGAGGCCGAGGCGCTGATCCTCGAGAACGAGCTCATCAAGCACCACCGCCCCCGCTTCAACGTCCTCCTGCGCGACGACAAGAGCTATCCCTACATCCACCTCTCGGACCACCCCCGCTACCCGCGCCTGTCCTTCTACCGCGGCCCGCGCCGCCGCGACGGGCGCTACTTCGGCCCCTACCCCAGCGCCGCCGCGGTGCGCGAGAGCCTGCAGCTGCTGCAGCGCCTGTTCCGGGTGCGCCAGTGCGAGGACGGCTTCTTCCGCAACCGCACGCGGCCCTGTCTGCAGCACCAGATCGGGCGCTGCTCGGCCCCGTGCGTGGGCCTGATCAGCCCCGAGGACTACGCCCGCGACGTGGCCCACACGGTGATGGTGCTTGAGGGGCGCGACGCCGAGGTGGTGGAGGCGCTGGGGCGGCGGATGGAGGCGGCGGCCGAGCGGCTCGACTTCGAGGAGGCGGCGCGGCTGCGCGACCTCATCCGCGCCCTGCAGCAGGTGCGCGGGCGGCAGTACGTCGCCACCGGCGGCGGCGACCTGGACGTGGTGGCCTGCCACGTGGAGGGTGGCGCCGCCTGCGTGGAGCTGCTGGCCGTGCGTGGCGGCCGCGTCCTGGGCAGCCGCAGCCACTTCCCGCGGCTGCCCGAGGGCGGCGCTGGCGAGGAGGTCCTCGCCGCCTTCCTCGCCCAGCACTACCTCGGCCGGCCGGCGCCGCCGGAGATCGTCGTGGCGCGCCGCCCGCCCGGGTGCGAGGCCCTGGAGGAGGCCCTCGGCGGCGCCGTGCGTATCCGCAGCGGCGTGCGCGGGGTGCGCCGGCGCTGGCTCGAGATGGCCGAGGCCAACGCCCGCGAGGCCCTGCGGGCCCGCGTCTCGAGCCGCGCCGGGCTGGCGGCGCGGCTCGCCGCGCTGGAGGAGGCGCTGGAGCTGGAGGGTCCCCTGCAGCGCATCGAGTGCTTCGACATCAGCCACACGGCGGGGGAGGCGGCGGTGGCGGCCTGCGTGGTCTTCGACCGCGAGGGAGCGCGAAGCGCCGACTACCGCCGCTACAACCTCCGCGGCATCGCCCCCGGCGACGACTACGCCGCCATCCGGCAGGCGGTGGCGCGCCGCTACCGCCGGCTGAGCGAGGAGGGGGCGCCGCTGCCCGACCTCGTCCTCATCGACGGCGGCCGCGGCCAGCTCGCCGCCGCCGTCGAGGCCCTGCGCGAGCTGCAGGTGGAGGGGCCGGTGCTGGTGGGCGTGGCCAAGGGCCCGGAGCGGCGGCCGGGGGAGGAGCGGCTCTTCTTGGTGGGGCGGGAGGCGCCTCTTATACTGCCCGCCACCTCGCCCGCGCTGCACCTGGTGCAGAGCGTGCGCGACGAGGCCCACCGCTTCGCGGTCACGGGCCACCGCCGGCGCCGGGCCCGCAGCCGCCAAGTCTCGGTGCTGGAGGCGATCCCCGGGGTCGGGCCGGAGCGGCGCCGGCGCCTGCTGCGCACCTTCGGCGGCCTGCGCGAGGTGGCGCGGGCGGGGGTGGAGGAGCTGGCGCGGGTTCCCGGGATCGACCGCGTGCTCGCCCGCCGCATCTACGAGGCCCTGCATGGGGACGAGGAGCCGTGCGCGCCGCGATGA
- the pgsA gene encoding CDP-diacylglycerol--glycerol-3-phosphate 3-phosphatidyltransferase, with protein MNVPNVLTLVRIGLVPVFFVVFFLPVAWANEVCTALFGLAAVTDGLDGWLARRLGQSSRFGAFLDPVADKLMVAVALVALVARDPGGWLAAPAAIIIGREIAVSALREWMAEVGERARVAVSIIGKLKTIAQMVALVLLLYGEPVGQFPTWIVGVIFLYLAAALTLWSMAVYLRAAWPALSAPGAGRGAGSP; from the coding sequence ATGAACGTGCCCAACGTGCTGACCCTGGTGCGCATCGGGCTGGTGCCCGTGTTCTTCGTCGTCTTCTTCCTGCCCGTGGCCTGGGCCAACGAGGTGTGCACAGCGCTGTTCGGGCTCGCCGCGGTGACCGACGGCCTCGACGGGTGGCTCGCCCGCCGGCTGGGGCAGAGTTCGCGCTTCGGCGCCTTCCTCGATCCCGTGGCGGACAAGCTGATGGTGGCGGTGGCGCTGGTGGCGCTGGTGGCGCGCGACCCCGGCGGTTGGCTGGCGGCGCCGGCGGCCATCATCATCGGGCGCGAGATCGCGGTCTCGGCCCTGCGCGAGTGGATGGCGGAGGTGGGCGAGCGGGCGCGGGTGGCGGTCTCCATCATCGGCAAGCTCAAGACCATCGCCCAGATGGTGGCCCTGGTGCTGCTGCTCTACGGCGAGCCGGTGGGGCAGTTCCCGACCTGGATCGTCGGCGTGATCTTCCTCTACCTCGCCGCCGCCCTGACCCTCTGGTCCATGGCCGTGTACCTGCGCGCGGCGTGGCCTGCGCTGTCCGCGCCCGGGGCCGGTCGGGGCGCGGGGAGTCCTTGA
- a CDS encoding DMT family transporter, with the protein MPSMTGGQWGLLLLLSVLWGGSFFFVEVGLAAFPLLTLVVLRVGLAALALHLVLRLQGRPPPAHRRALAAYLGMGLLNNALPFSLIVWGQTQITGGLASILNATTPLFGVLVAHRLTRDERLRPHRLAGVAAGFLGVVLVVGPEALGGLDAHLLGELAVLAASLCYAFASLFGRRFHRLGIAPAAAAAGQVSASALLLAPLALVLERPWTLPAPPATAWAAVAGLALLSTALAFILYFRILASAGATNILLVTFLIPVTAILLGAAFLGEALAPHQLAGMAVIAAGLAVMDGRLLARLRAAAAGGA; encoded by the coding sequence ATGCCGTCCATGACCGGCGGGCAGTGGGGCCTGCTGCTGCTCCTCTCCGTGCTCTGGGGCGGCTCCTTCTTCTTCGTGGAGGTGGGGCTCGCCGCCTTCCCGCTGCTGACGCTGGTGGTGCTGCGGGTGGGTCTCGCCGCCCTCGCCCTCCACCTGGTGCTGCGCCTGCAGGGCCGGCCGCCGCCCGCCCACCGGCGCGCCCTCGCCGCCTACCTCGGCATGGGTCTGCTCAACAACGCCCTGCCCTTCAGCCTCATCGTCTGGGGGCAGACGCAGATCACCGGCGGCCTCGCCTCCATCCTCAACGCGACCACCCCCCTCTTCGGGGTGCTGGTGGCACATCGGCTCACCCGCGACGAGCGGCTGCGCCCGCACCGCCTCGCCGGCGTGGCGGCGGGCTTCCTCGGGGTGGTGCTGGTGGTGGGCCCGGAGGCCCTGGGCGGCCTCGACGCCCATCTCCTGGGGGAGCTTGCGGTCCTCGCCGCCTCCCTCTGCTACGCCTTCGCGAGCCTCTTCGGGCGGCGCTTCCACCGCCTCGGCATCGCCCCCGCGGCGGCCGCAGCGGGTCAGGTGAGCGCCTCGGCGCTGCTCCTCGCCCCCCTCGCCCTCGTCCTCGAGCGGCCCTGGACCCTCCCCGCGCCGCCCGCGACCGCCTGGGCCGCGGTAGCGGGGCTCGCGCTGCTCTCCACCGCCCTCGCCTTCATCCTCTACTTCCGCATCCTGGCGAGCGCCGGGGCGACCAACATCCTGCTCGTCACCTTCCTCATCCCGGTGACCGCGATCCTGCTGGGGGCCGCCTTCCTCGGCGAGGCCCTGGCGCCGCACCAGCTCGCCGGCATGGCGGTGATCGCCGCCGGGCTCGCGGTCATGGACGGGCGGCTGCTCGCCCGCCTGCGCGCGGCCGCCGCCGGCGGCGCCTGA